A segment of the Streptomyces sp. NBC_01235 genome:
TCTTCGGACGTCTGCTCCGCCCAATCGGTCCAGGCCGCCGTGAAGAACGATGTGCCGGGATGGCGGTCGTCGACCGGACCAGCGGCCGATCCCCGGTCCATGGGGGGTGAACGGAACGTCATGGACAGGTTCGCACCGCCGCCCCAGACGTCGTGCGCCGTTCCCACCGCGAGGGTGGCGCGCATGATGACGAACGGGCCGATGCCCGACTCGGGCAGCCAGTAGGCCATCCGATAGGGGTCCCTCTCCTCGAGCCGGATCATCGGATCGGTGAGAATCGAGCCTCGGGGCCGGTCGGGAAAGTTCTCGGAGTCCCAGCGGCCTTCCCACGTCGGTTCTCCCAACAACGAACGTGCCGCCGCCAGATAGGCCGGCCACACCTGCGCCGCCCGCTCCATCACCGCGGGGTTGTCCTCGGCTGTCCCGGCTTCGACGCCCCAGACCCGGTAGTCGACCTCACGGATGTTGAACCAATTGCCGGACAGCGGTTTTCCGGACGTGACGGTGAGGGCGAGCTCGCCTCCTGTGGCGGTCCGTACCCGAAAGGCTCCTTCCGGGCTGGTCCGCTCCCAGTTGAACTGGGCGTACCAGGCGTCCAGTTCCGGTTGCTGCGTGTAGTAGTAGAGGACATCCCGCCAGTTCAGCTCCGACAGCCCCCGCAGTTCGGTGACGAATTCCTGCGGAGTGTGGTTCTGGTGGCTCATGGGTGCGCCTTGAGGTGCTTCAGGAGGGCGGCGAGGGACTCCGGGACGGCGGCCAGGATGATGTCCGGGGTGTCGCTCTCGCGGAGGCGGATCGTTCCGTCGGGGGTGGGGGCGAGGTAGAGGCACTCGCCTTCGGGGCCGCCGCTGAAGGTCGACTTCTGCCAGGCGAGTTCGTCCATCGGGGAGTGGCTCATGGGTGCGCCTTGAGGTGCTTCAGGAGGGCGGCGAGGGACTCCGGGACGGCGGCCAGGATGATGTCCGGGGTGTCGCTCTCGCGGAGGCGGATCGTTCCGTCGGGGGTGGGGGCGAGGTAGAGGCACTCGCCCTGGGGGCCGCCGCTGAACGACGACTTCTGCCAGGTGAGTTGTTCAGGCATTCGGGGCCTCCTCAAAGGGTGTAGAGCAGGTGTTGGATGAGGGCCAGCGAGTCCTTCACGGAATGTGCTTCCGGGGCCAACGATACGTCGACGGGGGCCAGGGCGTATTTGGTGAGGCTCTCGAACAACGTCCCGTACTGAGTCAGGCTTTCGCGGTCGCCCAAGTACTGGAAGCTGCCGAATTGTTCGAGCACCACGGTGCCCAGTTGGGCGACGGCGGGGAGGACGTGCACGAAGTTGCTGGAGAGGGCGGGGTGAGCCCGCGAGGTGAACGGGTAGATCTGCACGGTGACGTGGGGCAGTCGAGCCAGCTCGATGAGGCGCAGCAGCTGACCACGCAGCACTTCGGTGCCACCGAATCGCATATGCAGGGCGGACTCGTGGATCACGGCATGCACGTCGGGCGGGTCGTCGCGGGTGAGTACCTGCTGTCGTTCCATGCGGAACTCCAGAGCTTCCTCGATGCGTTCGAAGCCCAGGCCAGGGGTGGCGAAGATGGCTCGTGCGTAGTCCTCGGTCTGGAACAGGCCCGGGACGAGCAGGTGCTGGTGCATCCGTAGGGCCACGGCTCCTGCTTCCAGTTCCGCCATGTTCAGCGGGCCCTGCTCCATAGGCTTCTTATGGGCGGTCCACCAGCCCTTACCGGTGGCTTCGGACATGGCGACGAGCGCGTCGGTGTAGGTCTCATCTTTGCATGCATAGAGACGGCACAGCTCGCGGAGTCGCTCCGTGAGGATCGTCGTCTTCGCCGTTTCGATCTGGCTGAGCTGGGCCCGGCCCATGCCGATCCGCTCGGCGGCCTCACCAGCACTCAAACCTGCTTGTTCGCGCAGTTGTTTGAGTTCGTAGCCGAGTCGTCGCTGGCGTTCGGTGATGGTGGTGCGCAGTCCCACGGGTTACTCCTCGTCCGGTCGCCCAAAGTCTCTCCAGATCGGGTGAGTTCGTCCATCGATGTGGGTGATCGGCTTGAAAATTGTAAACCTCTATCTCTACCTTGGGTGTGGCATCGGTAACGCACCGAAACCATCCAACCTCCCCTGCCCATAAGCCGACAGAGCACCCGCACCCCGTGGGCGACGCCATCGCGGGGCACGTAAAGGAGCCGCCCGCCATGAACCCAGCCCGCCGTGCCGCCCACCGTCCGGCTCAACTCGCCTGGGACTACAGCCTGTTCGCCCCGGCCGACGTCACCTCGCCTCGCGTGTGCCGGGACTTCGTGCGTGCCGTCCTCTTCACTCATGACCGGGAGTCCCTCGTCATGCCGGCGGCCTTGTGCACCTCGGAGCTCGTCACGAACGTGCATCTGCACACCAAGGGCACCGCCATGCTCCGGATCCGGCTCTCGCCGCCAGGGTTGCGGGTCAGCGTGTTCGACGAGAGTCCTGACCCGCCCGTCGTCACGTACCCGGCGGCCGGGGCCGTCGCCTGTTGGGGGAGGGGGCTCGCGCTTGTTGAGGAGATGGCGGATGTGTGGGGCGTCGCCGATGAGCGGGCGGGACGGTATGCGAAGGGGGTCTGGTTCGAGTTGGGTGGGTCGTTCCGCCCGAGGACGGGAGCGAAAGCGTGAAGGGCTCCTCCGTGGAGAAGGTGGTCTGGAAGGCGTGGAAGGCCATGGAACTCCCCGAGGGCTACCGCGCCGAGATCGTCGAGGGGGTGATCGAGGTGTCGTCCAACGGAGGCTTTGCGCATGCTCAGGTCGCCAACCGTCTGTGGGACGCCCTGGCGGATTTCCTGCGGGACAGCGAGTACGGAGCCTGGAGCGTCACGGATGTGATCCACCGGCGCACGGCGTGGACTCCGGATGTGCTCGTCGCCCCTCGGGACGGGAAGCCGGGCGCAGCGAAGGGCGGACTCGGCCTCAAGGCCTCCGCGGTCCGGATGGTCGTCGAGGTTGTGTCTCCAGGCAAGCGTGACCAGGAACGTGACCGGTTCGGCAAGCGCCGCGATTACGCCCGCGCCGGGATTCCCGTCTACGTCCTCGTCGACGACTACGACGGCCAGGGCGCCGTCACCCTCTTCACCATGCCCCAGCCCGACAGGGCCGACTGGGAGGACATCCACCGCGTGCCCTACGGCACCGACGTCACCATCCCCGAAGGCCCCGCCAAGGGGTTCGTCATCGGTGAGGCGATCACCGGGCCCAAGCGGGGCAGCTGAAGTCGAGGCGGGAGCCGAAGCCGCTCA
Coding sequences within it:
- a CDS encoding Uma2 family endonuclease is translated as MKGSSVEKVVWKAWKAMELPEGYRAEIVEGVIEVSSNGGFAHAQVANRLWDALADFLRDSEYGAWSVTDVIHRRTAWTPDVLVAPRDGKPGAAKGGLGLKASAVRMVVEVVSPGKRDQERDRFGKRRDYARAGIPVYVLVDDYDGQGAVTLFTMPQPDRADWEDIHRVPYGTDVTIPEGPAKGFVIGEAITGPKRGS
- a CDS encoding DUF397 domain-containing protein; its protein translation is MPEQLTWQKSSFSGGPQGECLYLAPTPDGTIRLRESDTPDIILAAVPESLAALLKHLKAHP
- a CDS encoding ATP-binding protein → MNPARRAAHRPAQLAWDYSLFAPADVTSPRVCRDFVRAVLFTHDRESLVMPAALCTSELVTNVHLHTKGTAMLRIRLSPPGLRVSVFDESPDPPVVTYPAAGAVACWGRGLALVEEMADVWGVADERAGRYAKGVWFELGGSFRPRTGAKA
- a CDS encoding DUF397 domain-containing protein; translation: MSHSPMDELAWQKSTFSGGPEGECLYLAPTPDGTIRLRESDTPDIILAAVPESLAALLKHLKAHP
- a CDS encoding helix-turn-helix domain-containing protein, with the translated sequence MGLRTTITERQRRLGYELKQLREQAGLSAGEAAERIGMGRAQLSQIETAKTTILTERLRELCRLYACKDETYTDALVAMSEATGKGWWTAHKKPMEQGPLNMAELEAGAVALRMHQHLLVPGLFQTEDYARAIFATPGLGFERIEEALEFRMERQQVLTRDDPPDVHAVIHESALHMRFGGTEVLRGQLLRLIELARLPHVTVQIYPFTSRAHPALSSNFVHVLPAVAQLGTVVLEQFGSFQYLGDRESLTQYGTLFESLTKYALAPVDVSLAPEAHSVKDSLALIQHLLYTL